In Ptychodera flava strain L36383 chromosome 21, AS_Pfla_20210202, whole genome shotgun sequence, a genomic segment contains:
- the LOC139121377 gene encoding T-complex protein 1 subunit gamma-like, giving the protein MMRPGSAPVLVLNQNTKQESGRKVQLGNVAAAKTIADVIRTCLGPRSMMKMLMDPMGGIVMTNDGNAILREITVQHPAAKSMIEISRTQDEEVGDGTTSVIILAGEFMSAAQPFLTQQMHPTVIISAFRRALDDLIDITRDHVSKTVDVNDNEELRKIIHSSVGTKFINKWADMACQIALDATKTVALEENGRREIDIKRYAKVEKVPGGVIDDSCVLRGVMVNKDVTHPKMKRRIENPKIILLDCSLEYKKGESQTNLELMKDTDFSRILQLEEEYIQKICEDIIRFKPDVVFTEKGISDLAQHYLVKANITAIRRVRKSDNNRIARACGATIVNRTDELKEEDMGTGAGLFEIKKIGDEYFCFVTECKDPKACTILLRGASKDILNELERNLQDAMNVARNVMVEPRLVPGGGATEMAVAQALNEKAKSITGVEQWPYRAVSSALEVIPRTLIQNCGGNTIRTLTALRAKHTEAGNTSWGIDGEKGTIVDMNDLGVWEPYAVKIQTYKTAMETAMLLLRIDDIVSGTKKAAGGEGAGMAAPTTGAPPVPED; this is encoded by the exons ATGATGCGCCCAGGCAGTGCCCCCGTGTTAGTTCTTA atcAAAATACAAAGCAAGAATCCGGACGGAAAGTGCAACTTGGTAATGTTGCTGCAGCAAAG acTATTGCTGATGTTATAAGGACATGTCTAGGCCCAAGATCAATGATGAAG ATGTTGATGGATCCAATGGGTGGTATAGTGATGACGAATGATGGGAATGCCATCCTCAGAGag ATCACTGTCCAGCACCCAGCTGCCAAGTCTATGATTGAAATCAGTCGTACACAAGATGAGGAAGTAGGCGATGGCACAACGTCAGTTATCATCTTAG CTGGTGAATTCATGTCCGCAGCACAGCCTTTCCTTACACAACAGATGCATCCAACAGTTATTATATCAGCTTTCAGACGGGCATTGGATGATCTCATCGATATTACCAGAGATCATGTAAG TAAAACAGTTGATGTTAATGACAATGAAGAGTTGAGAAAGATTATTCACAGCTCTGTAGGAACAAAGTTCATTAACAAATG GGCTGATATGGCGTGTCAAATTGCTCTAGATGCTACAAAAACTGTTGCACTGGAGGAAAACGGACGCAGagaaattgatatcaaaagatATGCCAAGGTTGAAAAG GTTCCAGGTGGTGTTATTGATGATTCCTGTGTATTGCGTGGTGTCATGGTTAACAAAGATGTCACCCatccaaaaatgaaaagaagaaTTGAAAATCCAAAGATTATCCTTCTAGATTGTTCTCTTGAATACAAGAAAGGAGAAAGCCAG ACAAACCTAGAGCTGATGAAGGATACAGATTTCTCCCGTATTCTTCAACTTGAGGAGGAGTACATTCAAAAAATCTGTGAAGATATCATTCGTTTCAAACCTGATGTAGTATTTACCGAGAAGGGCATTTCTGATCTAGCACAACACTATCTCGTGAAAGCTAATATAACGGCTATTAGACGCGTTCGCAAATCCGATAATAACAGAATTGCAAG AGCATGTGGTGCTACAATCGTTAACCGCACTGATGAATTGAAGGAAGAAGATATGGGTACAGGAGCAGGTCTCTTTGAAATCAAGAAGATTGGAGACGA GTATTTCTGTTTTGTCACTGAATGTAAAGATCCAAAAGCCTGTACAATCTTACTGAGAGGTGCCAGTAAAGATATCCTCAATGAGCTGGAACGCAATCTACAAGATGCGATGAATGTCGCCCGTAACGTCATGGTTGAACCCAGACTAGTTCCAGGTGGTGGTGCAACGGAAATGGCCGTAGCACAG gCACTCAATGAGAAAGCTAAGAGCATTACAGGAGTTGAACAGTGGCCGTACAGAGCTGTCAGTAGCGCTCTTGAAGTTATACCGAGAACTCTCATACAGAACTGTGGTGGCAATACTATACGCACATTGACTGCTCTGAGG GCCAAACACACAGAAGCTGGAAATACAAGTTGGGGCATTGATGGAGAAAAAGGCACAATTGTGGATATGAATGATCTAGGTGTGTGGGAACCATATGCTGTGAAAATCCAAACCTACAAGACAGCAATGGAG ACTGCCATGCTGTTGTTACGCATTGATGACATCGTATCCGGAACGAAGAAGGCAGCCGGAGGAGAAGGAGCCGGAATGGCTGCACCTACCACCGGAGCACCACCTGTACCGGAGGATTAA